One segment of Rubripirellula amarantea DNA contains the following:
- a CDS encoding M28 family peptidase — translation MIIRTAGLILLSIASMSLLRGDSPDVAAEKSKQEAAILAQSQESELISKRRQITFEGRRAGEGYFSSDGNRMVFQSERDAANPFYQIYLSDLQTGDIERVSTGDGKTTCAWIHPSGDRILFASTHEDTEAIAKQNEEIELRESGKQRRYAWDYDPSFELYAKDMADGSLTRLTNARGYDAEASYSPDGKQIVFASNREAYSRELTDREKKLFEVDPAFMIDLYIMNADGSDVRRLTDEPGYDGGPFFSADGSRICWRRFAENGATAEVYSMKTDGTDVTRLTDIGAMSWAPYFHPSGEYLIFTTNKHGFANFELYLVRADGQGEPVRVTYTDGFDGLPVFLPDGTHLSWTSNRNEKKQSQIYMADWNHEAALEKLGLTNSDDTRTEDREAAIASAQSSKPEFAPTDVMRHVDYLTRPDLGGRLTGTPGEKRATGYVAAYLESLGFLPAGENGTYFQNFEFPAGSVLGDSNSLSLGEQSLKLDHDWRPIAFSVDGKIDPTGIVFAGYGMQVPASEGVDEYDSYVHLNVAEQWVLVFRDLPQDITPEVRQKMARYGSPRRKATIARDMGAKGIIFVAGPNSKVKEQLIRFDKGASDAGTSLAAISVTNAIAEKMLEGSEQTLKDLQTKLDDGSLMMGFPLTELKLSGEIQIKRNRGVGRNVIARLPAGDAPSIDKPVVMLGAHVDHLGRGGSSNSLAREDERDSIHMGADDNASGVAAMLEIAQYVASEKNAGRISAERDLIVAGWSGEELGLFGSQAFVDRFYELYPNAPQAEIDEQAEAIAAAHGMSTDAKPLTPAVAVYLNLDMVGRLREKLIVQGIGSSPGFAGEVNRRNVPIGLELELDKTSTRLPTDASAFVSREVPILSGFTGAHEDYHTPRDTPDKLNYEGVADIAKLFGLLTRGFLIAKESPVFKLEQGEASDENVPRARLTAYLGTIPDYAAGDIKGLKLSGVAGEGPAAKAGIKGGDVIIEVAGKTIEDIYDYTYAIEALKIGEEVTIKVRRGEESLELSITPSSRD, via the coding sequence ATGATTATTCGCACTGCTGGACTGATCCTGCTTTCAATCGCAAGCATGTCGCTATTGCGAGGCGATAGTCCCGACGTTGCGGCTGAAAAGTCCAAACAAGAAGCCGCTATTCTGGCCCAATCGCAAGAAAGCGAGCTGATTAGCAAGCGACGGCAAATCACGTTTGAAGGCCGGAGGGCGGGTGAAGGCTATTTCAGTAGCGATGGAAACCGAATGGTGTTCCAAAGCGAACGCGATGCAGCGAACCCGTTTTATCAGATCTATCTTTCTGACCTGCAAACCGGTGACATCGAACGCGTGTCCACCGGCGACGGCAAAACGACGTGCGCATGGATCCATCCGTCAGGGGATCGCATTTTGTTCGCCAGCACCCACGAAGACACCGAAGCGATCGCTAAGCAAAACGAAGAAATCGAGCTACGCGAATCGGGCAAGCAACGACGATACGCTTGGGACTACGATCCGTCTTTCGAACTCTACGCGAAAGATATGGCCGATGGTTCGCTGACCCGTTTGACCAACGCGCGAGGCTACGACGCTGAAGCCAGCTACAGTCCTGATGGCAAACAGATCGTGTTCGCATCCAACCGAGAAGCCTATTCACGCGAACTTACTGACCGCGAGAAGAAACTCTTTGAAGTTGACCCGGCATTCATGATTGATCTCTACATCATGAACGCCGATGGCAGTGACGTTCGACGCTTAACCGATGAACCGGGCTACGACGGCGGACCGTTTTTCTCCGCTGATGGATCTCGCATTTGTTGGCGGCGATTTGCTGAAAATGGTGCCACCGCGGAAGTGTATTCGATGAAAACCGATGGCACCGATGTGACTCGTCTAACCGACATTGGCGCGATGAGTTGGGCTCCGTACTTTCACCCTAGCGGTGAGTACCTAATCTTTACAACCAACAAACATGGCTTCGCTAACTTCGAGCTCTATCTTGTCAGGGCTGACGGCCAAGGCGAACCGGTTCGAGTGACCTACACCGACGGCTTTGACGGGCTGCCGGTATTTCTACCCGATGGCACACACCTGTCATGGACATCGAATCGAAATGAAAAGAAGCAATCGCAAATCTACATGGCAGATTGGAACCATGAAGCGGCTCTAGAAAAGCTCGGCCTAACCAACAGCGACGATACCCGAACAGAAGATCGCGAAGCGGCAATCGCTTCAGCCCAATCGTCGAAGCCCGAGTTCGCACCCACCGACGTGATGCGGCACGTTGATTACCTCACCCGTCCTGACCTGGGTGGACGGCTTACCGGAACGCCTGGTGAGAAACGAGCTACTGGATACGTAGCAGCTTACCTAGAGAGCCTTGGTTTTTTACCTGCAGGTGAAAACGGAACGTACTTTCAAAACTTCGAATTCCCCGCCGGATCGGTGTTGGGAGATTCGAACTCGCTTTCGTTGGGTGAACAGTCATTAAAGTTGGATCATGATTGGCGTCCTATTGCTTTCTCGGTGGATGGAAAGATTGATCCCACTGGGATTGTGTTCGCTGGCTACGGGATGCAGGTTCCTGCTAGTGAAGGCGTCGATGAATATGACAGCTACGTGCACCTAAATGTTGCTGAACAATGGGTGTTGGTGTTTCGCGATCTACCTCAAGACATCACACCCGAAGTTCGTCAAAAGATGGCACGCTACGGATCACCACGACGAAAGGCTACGATCGCTCGCGACATGGGTGCGAAAGGGATCATCTTCGTTGCCGGACCTAACAGCAAAGTCAAAGAACAACTGATTCGTTTCGATAAAGGAGCCTCCGATGCCGGAACCAGCCTCGCAGCGATTTCGGTCACCAATGCAATAGCCGAAAAGATGCTAGAGGGATCGGAACAGACCTTAAAAGACTTGCAAACCAAGCTTGATGATGGTTCGTTGATGATGGGTTTTCCATTAACCGAACTCAAGCTATCCGGTGAAATTCAGATCAAACGCAATCGTGGCGTGGGACGAAACGTGATTGCTCGTTTGCCCGCCGGAGACGCGCCATCTATCGATAAGCCAGTTGTGATGCTGGGTGCTCACGTCGACCACTTGGGTCGCGGCGGAAGCAGCAATTCGCTCGCCCGCGAAGACGAACGCGATTCGATTCACATGGGTGCCGATGACAATGCATCGGGAGTGGCAGCCATGCTCGAGATCGCTCAATACGTTGCGTCGGAAAAGAACGCCGGGCGGATCAGCGCGGAACGAGACTTGATTGTCGCAGGTTGGAGCGGCGAGGAACTCGGATTGTTCGGATCGCAAGCCTTCGTAGATCGCTTCTACGAACTCTATCCGAATGCTCCCCAAGCAGAGATCGACGAACAAGCAGAAGCGATCGCTGCGGCTCATGGAATGTCCACTGATGCAAAACCACTGACTCCCGCGGTCGCGGTTTACTTGAACCTCGACATGGTAGGAAGACTTCGCGAGAAATTGATTGTGCAGGGAATTGGATCGTCACCCGGGTTCGCTGGCGAAGTCAATCGCCGCAATGTTCCAATTGGGTTGGAACTTGAACTCGACAAGACGAGCACAAGATTGCCGACTGACGCTTCGGCCTTTGTTAGCCGCGAGGTCCCCATATTGTCGGGATTCACGGGTGCTCACGAAGACTACCACACACCTCGTGACACTCCGGACAAACTAAATTACGAAGGCGTGGCCGACATAGCCAAGCTTTTTGGATTACTGACTCGCGGATTCCTCATCGCAAAGGAATCTCCCGTCTTCAAACTTGAACAGGGTGAAGCCAGTGATGAAAACGTTCCACGCGCTCGCTTAACGGCGTACCTTGGAACGATCCCCGATTATGCGGCGGGCGACATCAAGGGGCTAAAACTCAGTGGTGTTGCAGGAGAAGGTCCCGCTGCCAAAGCAGGCATCAAAGGCGGCGACGTCATCATCGAGGTTGCTGGAAAGACGATCGAGGACATCTACGATTACACGTATGCCATTGAAGCCCTGAAGATCGGTGAAGAAGTCACCATCAAGGTACGGCGTGGGGAAGAATCTCTCGAGCTTTCCATCACGCCTTCATCTCGAGACTAA
- a CDS encoding sulfatase family protein, whose product MVVTLMLRSLLLVGVLLIAGSASAARPNFIIIFCDDLGYGDLSCYGHPTISTPHLDRMATEGMRATQFYVAASVCTPSRAGLLTGRYPIRSGMWGNRRVLFPDSIGGLPDHEVTIAETLQGAGYKTAMVGKWHLGHRKEFLPTNHGFDSYYGIPYSNDMDRVGTTDPQKKGRQVFLDPDWNDFHVPLMEGTVKEGCREIERPANQSTITRRYTERTIELIDSMDSEVPFFLYLAHSLPHVPLFRSDEFAGHSQSGLYGDVIEEIDDGVGRILQTLRDRDLAENTLVVFTSDNGPWLTFADHGGSAGPLRNGKGTTFDGGMRVPGIFWMPGTVPANRIDSGVTSTLDLLPTFAAMAGATLPGNLSLDGYDQSAWLKGEDKSARDSMFFYRDNRLMAIRYKNHKAHFITQDSYVPGASAPHFHDPPLLYDLSTDLREQHDLSKRQPAVLEQIRKVRQDHEAAMVPAESILDMK is encoded by the coding sequence ATGGTTGTGACTCTTATGCTTCGTTCGTTGTTGCTTGTTGGTGTTCTGTTGATAGCCGGTTCGGCGAGTGCCGCCCGTCCCAATTTCATAATTATCTTCTGTGACGATCTAGGTTATGGTGACTTAAGTTGTTATGGACATCCAACCATCAGCACGCCGCATCTTGATCGCATGGCAACGGAAGGAATGCGGGCCACTCAATTCTATGTTGCAGCAAGTGTTTGCACGCCGAGTCGGGCGGGGCTACTGACCGGTCGCTATCCGATCCGTTCAGGCATGTGGGGCAACCGTCGCGTTCTCTTTCCCGACTCGATTGGCGGACTGCCCGATCACGAAGTCACCATTGCGGAAACGCTTCAGGGGGCAGGATACAAAACGGCGATGGTGGGCAAATGGCACCTCGGACATCGCAAGGAGTTCTTGCCGACAAACCACGGGTTCGACTCTTACTATGGAATTCCGTATAGCAATGACATGGACAGGGTTGGGACGACTGACCCCCAGAAAAAGGGGCGCCAAGTTTTTCTTGATCCTGATTGGAATGACTTTCATGTTCCCTTGATGGAAGGAACGGTCAAAGAAGGTTGCCGCGAGATCGAGCGGCCTGCCAACCAATCAACCATTACCCGTCGCTACACCGAGCGGACCATCGAGCTAATCGATTCCATGGATAGCGAAGTACCGTTCTTTCTTTATCTCGCTCACTCGTTGCCACATGTGCCCCTGTTTCGCAGCGATGAGTTTGCCGGGCATTCACAATCGGGATTGTACGGGGATGTGATTGAAGAGATCGACGATGGTGTTGGGCGAATACTACAAACGCTTCGCGATCGCGACTTGGCCGAAAATACATTGGTCGTGTTTACGAGCGACAATGGTCCTTGGCTAACGTTTGCCGACCACGGTGGGTCGGCTGGTCCGTTGCGAAACGGCAAGGGAACGACTTTCGATGGCGGCATGCGAGTGCCAGGGATATTTTGGATGCCCGGCACCGTGCCAGCGAATCGGATCGACTCGGGGGTGACCAGTACTTTGGATCTGTTGCCGACGTTTGCGGCAATGGCCGGTGCAACGCTTCCTGGTAATTTGTCGCTTGATGGATACGATCAATCGGCGTGGTTGAAAGGCGAAGATAAGTCGGCTCGCGATTCGATGTTCTTTTATCGCGACAACCGATTGATGGCGATTCGCTACAAGAACCACAAAGCGCACTTCATTACTCAGGACAGTTATGTGCCTGGTGCGAGTGCACCTCATTTCCATGATCCGCCGCTGTTGTACGACTTGTCAACGGACTTGCGCGAACAGCACGATCTTTCGAAACGCCAACCGGCTGTGCTAGAGCAAATCCGCAAAGTCCGGCAGGATCATGAGGCTGCGATGGTTCCAGCCGAAAGCATTCTCGATATGAAATAA
- a CDS encoding zinc metallopeptidase yields MGLYFLLLIPPMLLGFYAQWKVKSAFSKMSQIPARMSGAQAARQMLDHGGLSSVGIEQVPGQLSDHYDPRAKVLRLSPDVYSGRSMAALGVACHEAGHAFQDAHNYAPLMIRNAAVPAANFGSGTGMILLMAGLGFGLTSVAWAGVILFAAVVFFQLVNLPVEFDASARAKRELVAQGMIAGNEEQYISKVLNAAALTYVAATLQAVLTLVYYVMLLLNNRR; encoded by the coding sequence ATGGGTTTGTACTTTTTACTGCTGATTCCTCCCATGTTGCTCGGCTTTTACGCGCAATGGAAGGTGAAATCCGCATTCTCGAAGATGAGCCAAATACCGGCCCGAATGTCCGGAGCCCAGGCTGCCCGGCAAATGCTTGATCATGGAGGCCTCAGTTCGGTCGGCATCGAACAGGTTCCTGGTCAACTGAGTGACCACTATGACCCGCGTGCAAAAGTGCTGCGTTTAAGTCCAGACGTTTATTCAGGTCGATCCATGGCAGCCTTAGGCGTAGCTTGCCACGAAGCGGGACATGCGTTTCAGGACGCCCATAACTACGCGCCGCTAATGATTCGAAACGCTGCAGTTCCAGCCGCTAACTTTGGATCGGGCACAGGCATGATTCTACTGATGGCCGGATTAGGTTTCGGATTGACGTCCGTCGCTTGGGCCGGAGTCATTTTGTTCGCGGCTGTGGTGTTTTTCCAACTGGTAAATCTTCCTGTTGAGTTCGACGCAAGTGCGCGAGCAAAGCGTGAACTCGTGGCCCAAGGAATGATCGCCGGAAACGAAGAGCAATACATCAGTAAAGTCCTCAATGCTGCTGCGTTGACCTATGTTGCCGCCACGCTACAAGCGGTACTGACCTTGGTCTACTACGTGATGCTGTTGCTCAACAACCGCCGCTGA
- the rfbF gene encoding glucose-1-phosphate cytidylyltransferase: MILCGGQGTRLREETEYRPKPMVEIGGRPILWHIMKMYARFEFHHFVLCLGYRGQMIKDYFLKYQAMNNDFTLSLGQEQEIEFHGEHSEQSISVTLADTGLPTMTGGRVLRASRYIDEDTFMLTYGDGVADINIEKLVAFHRSHGKLATISTTRPMSRFGELDLRTDGMVNRFVEKPQSDSWSSCGFFVLDRRVLDLIDGDDCIFEREPLERLAKENELVAYRHDGFFFAMDTYREYQHLNELWSSGDAPWKVW, from the coding sequence ATGATTCTTTGTGGCGGGCAAGGAACGCGGCTTCGTGAAGAGACGGAGTACCGGCCCAAACCGATGGTTGAAATTGGCGGCCGACCGATTCTGTGGCACATCATGAAGATGTACGCCCGCTTCGAGTTCCATCACTTTGTGCTGTGCCTTGGCTACCGCGGTCAAATGATCAAGGACTATTTCCTGAAGTATCAAGCAATGAACAACGACTTTACGTTGTCGCTCGGTCAAGAGCAGGAGATCGAATTTCACGGTGAGCACAGCGAACAATCGATATCCGTGACTCTGGCTGACACGGGGTTGCCTACGATGACGGGCGGTCGCGTGCTTCGTGCCTCTCGTTATATCGACGAAGACACCTTCATGTTGACCTACGGCGACGGTGTTGCGGATATCAACATCGAGAAGCTCGTGGCTTTTCATCGATCGCATGGGAAGTTGGCGACGATCAGTACGACACGTCCCATGTCTCGATTCGGTGAACTCGATCTTCGCACCGATGGTATGGTCAATCGGTTTGTCGAAAAACCTCAAAGTGATTCGTGGTCAAGTTGTGGTTTCTTCGTCCTCGACCGTCGTGTCCTCGACTTGATTGATGGCGACGATTGTATTTTCGAACGCGAACCGCTCGAGCGTTTAGCGAAGGAAAATGAATTGGTGGCCTATCGTCATGATGGCTTCTTCTTCGCAATGGATACTTACCGCGAGTACCAACACCTCAACGAACTCTGGTCTTCAGGCGACGCACCATGGAAAGTTTGGTGA
- the rfbG gene encoding CDP-glucose 4,6-dehydratase, producing MIRQTYNGKRVFLTGHTGFKGAWLSAWLRECGATIKGYSLDPPSQPSLYPQLDLDKDIESVRGDIRDADRLAASIHDFRPDFVFHLAAQSLVRRSYDEPVETFNVNAMGTVNVLEALRSYDSACSAVMVTSDKCYQNKEWMYGYRENDPLGGIDPYSCSKAMAELATSSYQQAFFSEKRIRVASGRAGNVIGGGDYAVDRIVPDCIRAITADQPISVRNPLSRRPWQHVLEPLHGYLRLAAKLESCDAGNCDGYCSGFNFGPPNESNRTVAELADAMTNHWKGSWKDCSSNNNPHEAKLLSLVADKANHMLGWRNVWNFEETIKETLSWYRRVSEHESAAAVTLEQIHRFEKRID from the coding sequence ATGATACGACAGACCTACAACGGCAAGCGAGTATTCCTTACGGGGCATACGGGCTTCAAAGGTGCTTGGCTTTCAGCGTGGCTGAGAGAATGTGGAGCCACGATCAAAGGCTATTCTCTTGATCCCCCATCTCAACCTTCGTTGTATCCTCAACTAGATCTCGATAAGGACATCGAATCTGTTCGCGGGGATATCCGCGATGCGGACCGCTTGGCTGCTTCTATTCATGACTTTCGCCCTGACTTTGTTTTTCACTTAGCCGCTCAATCACTAGTTCGTCGTTCTTACGATGAACCCGTTGAGACCTTCAACGTTAATGCGATGGGCACGGTAAATGTGTTGGAGGCTTTGCGTTCGTACGATAGTGCCTGCAGTGCCGTGATGGTGACGTCGGATAAGTGCTACCAGAACAAAGAATGGATGTATGGCTACCGCGAAAATGATCCGTTAGGTGGTATCGATCCCTACAGTTGCAGTAAAGCAATGGCTGAGCTGGCAACGTCATCGTATCAACAGGCTTTTTTTTCCGAGAAACGGATTCGCGTTGCAAGTGGTCGAGCGGGAAACGTCATCGGTGGTGGAGATTATGCTGTCGACCGGATTGTCCCCGACTGTATCCGCGCAATCACCGCCGATCAGCCGATATCGGTGAGAAACCCGTTGTCACGAAGGCCATGGCAACATGTCCTAGAGCCACTGCATGGCTACCTTCGATTGGCCGCGAAGTTAGAATCTTGCGACGCAGGAAACTGTGATGGTTATTGCTCTGGATTTAACTTCGGCCCTCCTAACGAATCAAACCGAACCGTTGCGGAACTCGCCGATGCGATGACCAACCACTGGAAGGGTAGTTGGAAAGACTGCTCATCCAACAACAATCCGCATGAGGCTAAGTTGCTTAGTCTTGTAGCTGACAAGGCAAATCACATGCTGGGTTGGAGGAACGTTTGGAACTTTGAAGAAACAATCAAGGAAACATTGTCATGGTATCGACGAGTCAGTGAGCACGAATCGGCAGCGGCAGTTACCCTTGAACAGATTCATCGCTTTGAAAAACGTATCGACTGA